The following is a genomic window from Garra rufa chromosome 4, GarRuf1.0, whole genome shotgun sequence.
TGGATCAGTACTGTCAGATGTATTATGGCAATGTGGCTGCTGAGCTGACTGTCATATGAGCGACTTATGAAACAAAGCAGCTAAATCCTAAAGTGGCTGATGTTGATATTATTATACCACACAAGACAAGCACGCAGAATTACAAACTGTAAATAAAAACAGTAGTTTTCGTTTTCATACCTATTTTGTCCATGTCAGTCTGCAGTTCTGTAGTATCAATAAAGTTTCAGTCTTGCAGGAAGCTGCGCAGAACCAAACGGACggaagttttttgttgttgttattattataatttttgtttaatattttacaaCATAATGGTCTATGCGTGTGAGCTAAAATAAAAGTACGTTttagtgtactttaaatacactgtaaaatacaaataaaatatagacAAGCTATTTGTTTCCGCTAGTTCCGCGGATAACAACAGATTACGTCATAATTGCGCGCCGAGCGAGGAATTACTGCAGACGCTTATTCTCACTTTCTGAATTTAAGGTAATTTAATATAAAGCACCGTCTATTATGCCGTCTTTTTAAAAGTTGTTAAAAGCCACCTGTAACGGAAACATGAAAGCATCAATaacatattaatatattaatgcaTGGATCGAAAAAGATATAAGACATCGGCTTAAACATATTGCTGTTGTTTTCTTTCTTGAGATCCAGCAAAATGGCAATATTTCCCAGCTCACTGACAGAAGAGGAGGAAGCACTGCAGAAGAAATATGCTAAACTAAAGAAAAAGGTAAAAACTGTAGTTAAGGCTCTCGTTATATGTTCTCTAAGGCTTCATTTTGTAACCGTTTGTAGCAGGATCATAAAATAATAACAGTATAAATAAgtcttatttaaataaaatgaatattctTTATACAACAGATAATAATAAACAGGTTTGTGTTAATGTTCTAAAATCCATCATTTATGAAACTGTACAGCAGCTTTACAGAAGATATCTCTCATTCAACTCAAGTCAGTCAGTCTTTTAAGACCCAACTAAGCAAGCAAATTGTGAAAAAGATACAaaaatgcatatatgtaatatataaacaaacctttcgacatagtcaaaccaaaaattattcagacaccacacCAGTTAGTTTTAGTATagattttgctattttttttcccAGTGGGTGCAGTACACTATGgtttatttatgtaagtgagaatagCAAACAGTGACATGTTATATTAAAATTCTTCAGAcgttttgacctgaccatgttttgcttaaaggagtagttcactttcagaacaaaaatgcacagataatgtactcacccccttgtcatccaagttcatgtctttctttcttcagtcgtaaggaaattgtgttttttgaggaaaacatttcaggatttctccatataatggacttctatggtgcccccgagtttaaacttccagaatgcagcttcaaatgctctaaacgatcacagccgaggaaagaagtgtcttatctagcaaaacgattggttgttttctaaaaaaatactatttatatactttttaacctcaaatgctcatcttgtctagctctgtgtgtactaaAGATTAAAATTGTAAGATTGTAAGAATTGTAGAGatagaaattgtaaatgtttttagaaaataaccaatcgtttcgctagataagacccttcttcctcggctgggatcatttagagccctttgaagctgcatttaaactgcattttgtaagttcaaacttgggggcaccatagaagtccattatatggagagaaatcctgaaaaatttTCCTCAAAAGACATGAACgtgttggatgacaagggggtgagtacattatctgtaaatttttgttctgaaagtgaactactcctttaagtgtttttgttctttaattgctaatgtgaactTTGTACACCACAGACCGAACAAAATTAGGATCTTTttttggtaattggtcaacaaggtattgatagttgtgtaaatattgtcatacagtTGTCTGAatgtttggttgattgtaatccattacatactaTTCTATTAAAGCTGacattatcaaaatgaatttgttctgacacagtttaactgagttcttgtcatattttattaccatgttCTAAACTATACCGAATTAACTAATCGTGTGAGAAATGTTGAcgatgtctgaatacattttggtttgactgtatagtaTTGTCTACATTCACTTCTGTCATGTAGAAAAAGGCCCTAATGGCTCTAAAGAAACAGAGCTCCACCAATCAGACGAGTCAGACAGGACTGAAGCGCAGTAAGTCAATTTATGAATCTCTAAAGATAAGTTAATAAGTTTTCATAAACTCTGTGATCTATAAATGACCCCTCTGGGTGTCTGTGTTTAGCTTTGTCAGATCAGCCAGTTGTGGACACAGCGACCGCAACGGAGCAGGCCAAAATGCTGATCAAGTCCGGAGCTATCAGTGCTATTAAATCAGAGAACAAGAACTCAGGCTTCAAGCGCTCCAGAACACTGGAGGGGAAACTGAAAGTAAGAGACATTTTTCACCTGATTAATAGCAAGTCAACATAAAtttgattgtttattttttttagacataGCTAATTATGGAATGTCTTTGTTTCTCAGGATCCTGAGAAAGGCGCTGCACCAGCATTCCTGCCATTTCAAAGGAGCGTCTCTGCAGATGAGGAGCCTCCTGATGTAATGTTGTTCACACTGTAGAAATGATTCACTCAAGGATGcagtaaaataatatttgaaatattattgcaatttaaaactgttttctatttgaatatattttaaaatctaatttattcctgtgatgcaaagctgaatttttagccctCAGTGTCATAGCTACTATTAAGTAGTATGTTAAGTATATTAAATACAtgtgtcagtacatttttttttcttgctgtaGTCTGCTAAACGAATCCACAGGAAATCCCTGTATGAGAGGTGAGAATGTAAAGAAAAATACTCATAATCTAATAGAAACAATCTAATAGAATCTTCATAGAAACAGTATTGCAGTCAAATTTAAAGCTGTTTTCTTTGTCCTAAAGTTTTGTTCCTGGAGATCGTTCTCGTGATGAAGAGGGAGGAATGCCGAGCCGAGATACTGAGCGCGATCGGGAAAGAGAGATGGATTGGGAGAGAGATCGAGATAGAGACAGAGAACGGGACAGAGAGAGAGGCAGTGAAAGAGGCAGGGAGAGAGAACGGGACCGGGAACGTGAACGGGACAGGAGCCGGGATAGAGAAAGGGACAGAGATCGAGATCGTgacagagaaagagacagagagcgGGACGGACCCTACAGACGTAAGTGAATCTGCGCAATAATAAATCGCTTCCATTCAGTGTTCATATTTTGCCATTGCATTGTTTGTTAAGAACTGAGAATATTTAATTGTTCTGTTGAAAAGCTGAATGTCTAATTGTTTCTAATGTTGTTCAGGGTCAGACTCATATCCAGAGCGCAGAGGTGTGCGCAAAGGAAACACAGTGTATGTATACGGCACAGGTTTAGTGGAAGACAGCTTGCGCTCTGCTTTTGCACAGCATGGCAACATCATTGACCTTTCGATGGACTCACCACGCAAGTAAGACTGTCTTCTGggcatttacaaaacattttaagctcaaaaaacatttcttcttattatccgcgttgaaaacagttgtgctgcttcatatctTTATGAAAACTgtgatatacagttaaagtcaaaagtttacatacaccttgcagaatctgcaaaatgttaattatttgaccaaaataagagggatcatacaaaatgcatggtattttttttatttattactgacctgaataagatatttcacataaaatacatttacatatagtcaaaaagagacaataatagttgaatttataaaaagtaccctgttcaaaagtttacatacgcttgattcttaatactgtgttgttacctgaatgatccacagctgtgtttttttgcttagtgatagttgttcatgagtcctatgttccctgctgaaaaaaacagctaaaaccagcctatgctggttggaagtagctggtttaagctggtggtttcccagcctgaccagcctggccaggctgggaaagagGCCAAAAtacctctaaaaccagcctgctgaccagctatgactagctaaaaccaggctggttgaccagctaaaaccagccaaccagcctaggctggttttagctgttttttcaccagggttttgtccccgctgttcttcagaaaagtttttttttttttttttttttagcatttttgtgtatctgaaccctttccaacaatgactgtatgattttgagatccatcttttcacactgaggacaactgagggactcatatgcaactattacagaaggttcaaacgctcattgatcctccaaaaggaaaaattatgcatttagagctggggggtgtaaacttttgaacggaattaggatttgttctttttttcttattttgcctaaatgtattttttttttcatttagtactgcccttcagaagctacagaagatagttacatgttctctaaaagacaaaataagttaaatttacttcaatcttcaaattccaaaagtctttaaccttttgtaatagtggcatgagtctctcagttgtcctcagtgtgaaaagatggatctcaaaatcattcagtcaatGTTGGAAAAGGTTCCAATCAGAAAAATGCTAAAGAATCTatgagacctgaaggacttttctgaagaacagcgggcagtttgactgttcaggacaaacaatcatgaacaactatcactaaacaaaaaaacacacagctgtggatcattcaggtaacaacacagtatatgtaaacatctttatgtgaaatatcttattcaggtcagtgctaaataaaaacaacaacatgcattttgtatgatcccttttattttggtaaaataattaacattttgctgattctgcaaggtgtatgtaaacgtttgacttcaactgtatcttttcaaaatataaatcgtCTGTAATAttacatgtctttactgtcacttttaactaatttaatgcttccttgctagataaatatacatttttaaatttttgttacttctaatttttgaactaagaaaacaaaaaatatttaacccATTTTTGCCCTCTGTTCCTTACCAGTTGTGCTTTTGTCACATTTGAGAAGATTGAATCAGCAGACCAGGCTGTAGCAGAGGTCAGTAGTCCAATTATATGTCCAATgtattgtcatattttta
Proteins encoded in this region:
- the LOC141333648 gene encoding negative elongation factor E-like, whose translation is MAIFPSSLTEEEEALQKKYAKLKKKKKALMALKKQSSTNQTSQTGLKRTLSDQPVVDTATATEQAKMLIKSGAISAIKSENKNSGFKRSRTLEGKLKDPEKGAAPAFLPFQRSVSADEEPPDSAKRIHRKSLYESFVPGDRSRDEEGGMPSRDTERDREREMDWERDRDRDRERDRERGSERGRERERDRERERDRSRDRERDRDRDRDRERDRERDGPYRRSDSYPERRGVRKGNTVYVYGTGLVEDSLRSAFAQHGNIIDLSMDSPRNCAFVTFEKIESADQAVAELNGTTVGDVNIKVSIARKQPMLDAATGKSVWASLAVQNSAKGSYRDKRSQVVYSEDLF